A stretch of the uncultured Desulfobacter sp. genome encodes the following:
- a CDS encoding DNA translocase FtsK 4TM domain-containing protein, translating to MKKELFGIFLIFLIILTSVSLFSYHAADPCVGNHFFSFPDHVHNLFGLIGAHVAGLFVFLFGIGALWVPLMLCLLGVWLIKKKSRKVLWLSLAGALILMTTTGSVFFLFDETYAFSDTSIPAGGKVGGWLAMGLLKYANITGCAILLFFLVLLGVILITGISLKDVLNVVCRWLVRLARTITQDMAEGAGHLKQTFEDKRQERKAAKLARAEKLKALTVLPRFNEKNGRDGVVSAMDTPDLFSNPAANQDVIQEKPDDPKPPAVKVSSPKKKSQTIKSVAPTIVALETDDKEYVADSGLKDIRETPDFVLPTLSFLDEKQKIRRQIDTDELQNKASILKNKLADFNVKGEVVEILPGPVITTFEYRPAPGIKLSKIVGLSDDLALALAAISIRIVAPIPGRDVVGIEIPNDERELVNLREMIASKEFVQSKSLLTLGLGKDLLGQPVATKMDKMPHLLIAGATGTGKSVGLNAMIISLLYKATPDEVKLIMIDPKRIELSVYNDIPHLITPVVTDMKKATNALFWAVREMERRYELLELSGLRNIGQFNAMVDERLQDIAPDASPEDIVLPGGLPLERLPFIVVIVDELGDLMMVASKDVEYALTRLAQMARAAGIHLIIATQRPSADVLTGTIKANFPTRLSFQTSSKIDGRIIIDQGGPESLLGNGDMLFCPPGTGKIMRIQGAFISEKEIARITSFLKDQRQPDYNEEVIQGDDDGQQKVFDESEYDEKYDEAVALVTTDRQASISYVQRRLRVGYNRAARLIEMMEHEGIVGPQIGSKPREILVKSYDEEKIS from the coding sequence ATGAAAAAAGAACTGTTCGGCATCTTTTTAATATTTCTGATTATCCTGACATCGGTAAGCCTATTTTCATACCATGCTGCTGATCCGTGTGTGGGTAATCATTTTTTTTCCTTTCCTGACCATGTGCACAATCTGTTCGGTCTGATCGGTGCCCATGTTGCCGGGTTGTTTGTGTTTTTGTTCGGCATTGGTGCCCTGTGGGTACCTTTGATGCTTTGCCTTTTAGGGGTTTGGCTGATCAAAAAAAAATCCCGGAAAGTCCTCTGGCTGAGCCTGGCTGGGGCATTGATTTTGATGACCACCACAGGTAGCGTTTTTTTTCTGTTTGATGAAACCTATGCATTTTCCGACACCTCGATTCCCGCCGGGGGGAAAGTCGGGGGTTGGCTTGCAATGGGTTTGCTTAAATATGCCAATATTACCGGGTGTGCCATATTATTATTTTTTTTGGTGTTGCTCGGCGTTATTCTGATTACCGGCATTTCTTTAAAAGATGTACTGAATGTTGTCTGCCGTTGGCTGGTCCGGCTTGCCCGGACAATAACCCAGGACATGGCCGAAGGGGCCGGGCATTTAAAACAGACTTTTGAAGATAAAAGGCAGGAGAGGAAAGCGGCCAAGCTTGCCCGGGCAGAAAAGCTAAAAGCCTTAACCGTTCTGCCAAGGTTCAATGAAAAAAATGGCAGGGATGGTGTTGTCTCTGCAATGGATACGCCCGATCTTTTTTCTAACCCGGCAGCAAACCAGGATGTGATTCAAGAAAAACCTGATGATCCTAAGCCGCCTGCCGTTAAGGTTTCTTCACCTAAAAAGAAATCTCAAACAATAAAATCCGTTGCTCCCACTATTGTTGCACTGGAAACCGATGACAAAGAGTATGTGGCGGATTCAGGCCTGAAGGATATCAGGGAAACGCCCGATTTTGTTTTGCCCACGTTGTCTTTTTTGGATGAGAAACAAAAAATTCGTCGTCAGATCGACACGGATGAACTTCAGAACAAGGCAAGTATCCTGAAAAATAAGCTGGCGGATTTTAATGTTAAAGGCGAGGTGGTGGAAATTCTTCCCGGACCTGTGATCACCACCTTTGAGTACCGTCCGGCCCCTGGTATCAAATTGTCAAAAATCGTAGGGCTTTCCGATGATCTTGCCCTTGCCCTTGCCGCCATCTCCATACGTATTGTGGCACCGATCCCGGGCCGGGATGTGGTGGGTATCGAGATTCCCAACGATGAGCGCGAACTTGTCAATTTACGGGAAATGATTGCATCCAAGGAGTTTGTCCAGTCCAAATCCTTATTGACCCTTGGGCTTGGTAAGGATCTTTTGGGTCAGCCCGTGGCAACCAAGATGGATAAAATGCCCCATCTGCTCATTGCCGGTGCCACAGGCACGGGTAAAAGTGTGGGACTCAATGCCATGATCATCAGTCTGTTGTATAAGGCCACCCCCGATGAGGTCAAACTGATCATGATTGACCCCAAGCGTATTGAACTTTCCGTGTATAATGATATTCCCCATCTGATCACCCCGGTGGTCACGGATATGAAAAAAGCCACCAATGCACTTTTTTGGGCTGTTCGGGAAATGGAGCGCCGGTACGAACTGCTGGAGTTGTCGGGCTTAAGAAATATCGGACAGTTCAATGCAATGGTTGACGAACGGCTTCAGGATATTGCACCGGACGCCTCTCCCGAGGATATTGTGCTGCCTGGGGGGCTGCCACTGGAACGACTGCCCTTTATTGTGGTAATTGTGGACGAACTTGGGGACCTGATGATGGTGGCCTCCAAGGACGTGGAGTACGCCCTGACGCGCCTGGCCCAGATGGCCCGGGCCGCAGGTATCCATCTGATCATCGCCACCCAGCGCCCATCGGCTGATGTGCTTACCGGCACGATCAAGGCCAATTTCCCAACCCGGTTATCTTTTCAGACATCGTCAAAAATCGACGGACGGATTATTATTGACCAGGGAGGGCCTGAAAGCCTTCTCGGCAACGGCGACATGCTGTTCTGCCCGCCCGGCACAGGGAAGATCATGCGCATCCAGGGCGCCTTTATTTCCGAAAAAGAGATTGCCCGGATAACCTCCTTTCTTAAAGATCAGCGTCAACCGGATTACAACGAAGAGGTGATCCAGGGCGATGATGACGGCCAGCAAAAAGTATTTGACGAATCCGAATATGATGAAAAGTATGACGAGGCTGTGGCGCTGGTGACGACCGATCGCCAGGCCTCTATCTCATATGTTCAGCGGCGGTTACGGGTGGGTTATAACCGGGCTGCCCGGCTCATTGAAATGATGGAGCATGAAGGGATTGTCGGACCCCAGATAGGTTCCAAACCCCGGGAAATTCTGGTAAAAAGCTATGATGAGGAAAAGATATCGTGA
- a CDS encoding transferrin-binding protein-like solute binding protein — MIKYKIIGWIILSVLTFPVLCMGNQDDFIGKVVAVRGAVVAVEEDGQQRDLRLNAQVFRRDVIETGTGRVQLMFQDNTLITLGRNTTMALAAYEWDPENKKAAMETQIREGSFRIMGGAITRMAPEKFKTTSVSGTIGIRGSMYAGNLRGTRLTVLFHGGKGIYVQNRAGRVNIRRPGFATRVERGDKAPASPTRMSTADLMELDSLLSSDQAGQGEQGGQDEGGTEVADTSQSPAQETDGTQETESTSDDGSDVLASDSDGSSQSADDSETFDTSLSTDTVSDTASVVSETTTDSGQTSLEEDATASVENQDVLDHLKSLGFTGAPSTNVPTTGLWKYTGTMVSTLEKEDVQDAMTFVVNWDNRRIMVFEEFSTGSTNQGLGFGFGEVSDSGEIYNVVVLGSDAFSEGPVFALDGTQTFGWFYGASQEAVGLAMEGEDVNIQDQTDTSPWSDTLAGTLSGMITNSYSGIETWSGFFTGVGEDMSDPLTDRQVFLNYDKDGFSFTINKDNGTFQGVMYGYDINGSAGISDMIIGGNTSNSVYLTDRILAATLSGSNVIYNSSGTASLKPYGNYMVTAKDPQLSSYTTWGYWEAAYVDPATANDYHIHIPGSFWIAGVATDPAVVQGLIDNKFSAVYQGKAQGVMFSETMALNKLTNGTTKLSIDFGAPKISGSIDFDEVSLVLDYGYISSSGFSGQIQGATTSQLSGAFYGSNAQGIGGNFSAEINKTNYLGIFAGDR, encoded by the coding sequence ATGATAAAATATAAAATTATTGGATGGATTATATTATCTGTGCTGACCTTCCCTGTATTGTGTATGGGCAATCAGGATGATTTTATCGGAAAAGTTGTGGCCGTGCGGGGAGCTGTGGTGGCTGTGGAGGAAGATGGGCAGCAAAGAGACCTTCGCCTCAATGCCCAGGTGTTTCGCCGGGATGTGATTGAAACGGGCACAGGACGGGTTCAGCTTATGTTCCAGGATAATACCCTGATTACACTGGGCCGTAATACAACGATGGCGCTCGCAGCCTATGAATGGGATCCGGAAAATAAAAAAGCCGCGATGGAAACCCAGATCCGGGAAGGCAGTTTCAGGATTATGGGGGGCGCCATCACCCGGATGGCGCCTGAAAAATTTAAAACGACATCGGTGTCCGGGACCATCGGCATCCGGGGATCTATGTATGCCGGAAATCTTCGGGGCACCCGATTAACGGTCCTGTTTCACGGTGGTAAAGGTATTTACGTCCAGAACCGCGCCGGTCGGGTCAACATCCGCCGTCCCGGCTTTGCTACCCGGGTGGAGCGTGGGGATAAGGCTCCGGCCTCTCCCACAAGAATGTCGACCGCTGACTTGATGGAGCTTGATTCTCTTTTGTCGTCTGACCAGGCAGGGCAGGGGGAGCAAGGTGGGCAGGATGAGGGCGGCACCGAGGTTGCCGACACTTCCCAGTCCCCGGCACAAGAGACTGATGGAACCCAGGAAACGGAAAGCACCTCGGATGACGGGTCCGACGTTTTGGCATCGGACAGTGATGGCTCCTCCCAGTCGGCAGACGATTCAGAGACCTTCGACACATCCCTTTCCACGGATACTGTTTCAGACACCGCATCAGTGGTATCGGAGACGACAACAGACTCCGGCCAGACATCCCTGGAGGAAGACGCCACGGCTTCAGTGGAAAATCAGGATGTTCTTGACCATCTTAAATCCCTTGGATTTACAGGTGCCCCGTCCACGAATGTACCCACAACCGGGTTGTGGAAGTACACCGGTACCATGGTAAGTACCTTGGAGAAGGAAGATGTCCAGGATGCTATGACATTTGTTGTGAACTGGGATAATCGACGCATTATGGTTTTTGAGGAGTTTAGTACCGGTTCAACAAACCAGGGGTTAGGGTTCGGTTTTGGGGAAGTTTCCGATTCCGGAGAAATTTATAATGTGGTGGTATTAGGTTCGGATGCATTTTCTGAAGGCCCTGTTTTCGCTTTGGACGGTACGCAAACATTTGGATGGTTTTACGGTGCTTCCCAAGAAGCTGTTGGGCTTGCCATGGAAGGGGAAGATGTGAATATCCAGGACCAGACCGACACATCACCCTGGTCCGACACATTGGCCGGTACACTTTCAGGTATGATCACCAATTCCTATTCCGGGATTGAAACCTGGTCCGGTTTTTTTACCGGTGTGGGTGAAGATATGAGCGATCCCTTAACAGACCGTCAGGTGTTTTTAAATTATGATAAAGACGGGTTTTCCTTTACCATTAATAAAGACAACGGCACCTTCCAGGGTGTCATGTACGGATACGATATAAACGGGTCTGCCGGCATAAGTGACATGATTATTGGCGGGAATACTTCAAATTCAGTTTATCTGACGGACAGGATTCTGGCAGCAACCCTGAGCGGCAGCAATGTCATATATAACAGCAGCGGCACAGCCTCCTTAAAGCCATATGGCAACTATATGGTTACGGCCAAAGATCCCCAGCTTTCTTCGTACACCACTTGGGGGTATTGGGAAGCTGCGTATGTCGATCCTGCAACAGCCAATGATTATCATATCCATATTCCCGGTTCTTTCTGGATTGCCGGTGTGGCCACGGACCCTGCTGTGGTGCAAGGGCTGATCGATAATAAATTTTCTGCCGTTTACCAGGGAAAGGCCCAGGGCGTAATGTTCAGCGAGACCATGGCTTTGAACAAACTAACCAATGGAACTACCAAATTAAGTATTGATTTTGGTGCCCCCAAAATTTCCGGCTCAATTGATTTTGATGAGGTTTCCCTTGTTCTTGATTACGGCTATATTAGCTCTTCGGGCTTTTCCGGCCAAATTCAGGGGGCAACGACAAGTCAATTATCCGGAGCCTTTTACGGTTCCAACGCGCAAGGTATCGGGGGGAATTTTTCAGCCGAAATTAACAAAACCAATTACCTTGGTATTTTTGCCGGAGACCGGTAA
- a CDS encoding tetratricopeptide repeat protein codes for MKKLCLVTLVFFCLQAMAFGQEGSDPGSVAQGIELFKIGQFEQAYQMLLDLSDKDPNNPDLNFYLGRAAFESGNFEMAIMVFERILIFAPGHDRIKLELARAFYAIGDNNTARRYCREVLAADPPATVKDNIKAFMARIDKSEQTHFFHGSVTAGVDWNDNVWSSPSSQTIDTAIGDVTLTGSSAQETEDWFFYTALSLDHTYRFLRTPWAWKTDGSFFSGWYDKTHALDIRYGEILTGLQHISGRRKLGFKLLTRQIGLDNERYMASMGGQATMDYVFSPSIMVRTGMTVEQKNYPDLSAMDSNNLSLDADLVVLKFNTWFDMGVGLEREDANDDEYGYKRLRFNFSASRFLFNKVNGFFNYEFRMTNYDEPGFLFVEKRKDTQHTLSFGLSRKLWQRSGRPDQYCELRLKYQRIWAFSNQDLYDYTQDLVQTSLVYNF; via the coding sequence ATGAAAAAGCTGTGTCTTGTTACGTTGGTCTTTTTTTGTTTGCAGGCGATGGCGTTTGGGCAGGAAGGTTCGGATCCGGGCAGTGTTGCTCAGGGAATTGAATTGTTTAAAATCGGGCAGTTTGAACAGGCGTACCAGATGCTGCTTGATTTGTCGGATAAGGACCCAAACAATCCTGACCTTAATTTTTATTTGGGCCGCGCTGCCTTTGAATCCGGTAATTTTGAGATGGCAATCATGGTGTTTGAGCGCATTTTAATTTTTGCACCCGGCCATGACAGGATCAAGCTCGAACTGGCCCGTGCATTTTATGCCATCGGTGATAACAATACAGCCAGGCGATATTGCCGGGAGGTGCTTGCCGCAGACCCGCCTGCAACCGTCAAGGATAATATCAAGGCCTTCATGGCCAGAATCGACAAGTCCGAGCAGACCCATTTTTTCCATGGCAGTGTTACTGCCGGCGTGGATTGGAATGATAATGTCTGGTCCTCTCCATCCAGCCAGACCATCGATACCGCAATCGGTGATGTGACGCTCACCGGATCCTCGGCTCAGGAGACCGAAGACTGGTTTTTTTATACGGCGCTAAGTCTTGATCATACCTATCGGTTCCTTCGCACACCCTGGGCCTGGAAAACCGACGGCTCTTTTTTTTCCGGGTGGTATGATAAAACCCATGCTCTTGATATTCGTTATGGGGAAATACTAACGGGTCTCCAGCATATTTCGGGGCGGCGCAAGCTTGGATTCAAATTGCTGACCCGGCAGATTGGTCTTGACAATGAGCGGTATATGGCCAGCATGGGGGGGCAGGCGACCATGGATTATGTGTTTTCTCCTTCGATTATGGTGCGTACGGGCATGACCGTTGAACAAAAAAATTATCCTGATCTTTCGGCCATGGACAGCAACAACCTGAGCCTTGACGCAGATTTGGTTGTTTTGAAGTTCAACACCTGGTTTGACATGGGTGTGGGTCTGGAGCGTGAAGATGCAAATGACGATGAGTATGGATACAAAAGATTGCGTTTTAATTTTTCCGCCTCCCGTTTCTTGTTCAACAAGGTGAACGGCTTTTTTAATTATGAATTTCGGATGACCAATTATGATGAACCGGGTTTTTTGTTTGTAGAAAAAAGAAAGGATACCCAACATACGCTCTCCTTTGGGCTGTCCAGGAAATTGTGGCAGCGCTCCGGCCGTCCTGACCAATACTGTGAATTGCGGTTAAAATACCAACGTATCTGGGCATTTTCAAACCAGGATCTCTATGATTATACCCAGGATCTTGTCCAGACCAGTCTTGTGTATAATTTTTAA
- a CDS encoding class I SAM-dependent methyltransferase → MTRSLDFEFLNTIKGFMDDDEALRLYDLSLTASKIGPVLEIGSYCGRSAAIIGSACKQNNGILFSIDHHEGSEEQQQGEAYFDADLYDEKTSAVNTFPFFRQTLSRAGLKETVVPIVCGSKTAGRMWKTPLSMVFIDGGHSFDAAHADFLTWAPHIIPGGFLVIHDIFFNPQEGGQPPRQVYEQAQATGCYDVLDMTKTLGVLRVKK, encoded by the coding sequence GTGACCCGGTCCCTTGATTTTGAATTTTTGAATACCATCAAGGGGTTTATGGATGACGATGAGGCCCTTCGGTTATATGATCTTTCCCTGACTGCTTCCAAGATCGGACCGGTGCTTGAAATCGGCTCCTATTGCGGCAGGTCTGCTGCCATTATCGGATCTGCCTGTAAACAAAACAACGGTATTTTATTTTCCATAGATCATCATGAAGGTTCAGAAGAACAGCAGCAGGGTGAAGCGTATTTTGATGCGGACCTTTACGATGAGAAAACGTCAGCGGTCAATACCTTTCCGTTTTTTCGTCAGACGCTTTCCCGGGCAGGCTTAAAGGAGACAGTCGTGCCCATAGTCTGTGGCTCAAAAACAGCAGGCCGCATGTGGAAGACACCACTCTCCATGGTGTTCATAGACGGTGGTCACTCTTTTGATGCGGCCCATGCGGATTTTTTGACCTGGGCTCCCCATATTATTCCGGGCGGTTTTCTGGTGATCCATGATATCTTTTTCAATCCCCAAGAAGGGGGGCAACCTCCACGTCAGGTGTATGAACAGGCACAGGCCACAGGGTGCTACGATGTGCTTGATATGACGAAAACCTTAGGCGTGCTGAGGGTAAAGAAGTAA
- a CDS encoding ribonuclease J → MLKLIPLGGLGEIGLNMMVVEYDDVIFIIDAGIMFPEDHMLGVDIVIPAMDYLRENVDKIEGVILTHAHEDHIGALPYLLREIRLPVYGTAFTLEIVRNKLIEFDLITHVDLNLVNPGEVLTIEPFDIEFIRVSHSTIDGVGMAITTPEGVVVHTGDFRISHSADVMKNTDISSFARFGQKGVLALLSDSTNVEVEGYAMSEQEVAKNLGELVEASPGRVIVALFASNVFRIQQVIDIARHNNRRVIFNGRSMEQITDVAMRLGYLKCPPGLVVDIKQIHKLEDREVVIITTGSQGEPMSALARMASGVHKHINVRKGDTVLLSSKHIPGNEKAIAGIINKLYRRGAEVVYSKIARIHASGHAHQEELKMMINLTRPQYFIPIHGEYRHLVVHARVAEKLGMPRKNVIVAENGQVIAFDKENGCRIADRVQTGRILVDGKGIGDVGRSVLKERRELSEGGLVVVTMIIDEETGVVLYGPELISKGFVFDSATGYLVDDAQCVILEIVEEIEAGIDSRVELIRKKLQRALKQYFAFAINRRPLIVPIIIEV, encoded by the coding sequence ATGCTTAAACTCATACCCCTTGGGGGGCTTGGCGAAATTGGCCTGAACATGATGGTGGTGGAGTATGACGATGTCATCTTCATCATTGATGCGGGTATCATGTTTCCTGAAGACCATATGCTGGGGGTGGATATTGTTATTCCGGCCATGGATTACCTTCGGGAGAACGTGGATAAAATCGAAGGCGTTATCCTGACCCATGCCCATGAAGACCACATTGGGGCTTTACCCTACCTTTTGCGCGAAATCCGTCTGCCGGTATACGGCACGGCTTTTACCCTGGAAATTGTACGCAACAAGCTCATTGAGTTTGATCTGATCACCCATGTGGATCTAAATCTGGTCAACCCCGGGGAGGTGCTGACCATTGAACCCTTTGATATAGAATTTATCCGGGTCAGCCATTCCACCATTGACGGTGTGGGGATGGCCATCACAACGCCTGAAGGGGTCGTGGTTCACACCGGGGATTTCCGCATCAGCCACTCCGCAGATGTCATGAAAAACACCGATATTTCAAGCTTTGCAAGATTCGGTCAAAAAGGTGTTTTGGCGCTGCTTTCCGATTCCACCAATGTAGAAGTAGAAGGCTATGCCATGTCCGAGCAGGAGGTGGCAAAAAATCTGGGAGAACTGGTTGAAGCTTCTCCCGGACGGGTAATTGTAGCCCTTTTTGCCTCCAATGTGTTCCGGATCCAGCAGGTCATTGATATTGCCAGACATAATAACCGCCGGGTCATATTTAACGGCCGCAGCATGGAGCAGATTACGGATGTGGCCATGCGTTTAGGCTATCTTAAGTGTCCTCCGGGGCTTGTGGTGGATATCAAACAGATTCATAAACTCGAAGACCGTGAGGTGGTGATCATCACCACAGGCAGCCAGGGAGAACCCATGTCCGCCCTGGCACGCATGGCTTCTGGCGTTCATAAGCACATCAATGTCCGCAAAGGGGATACGGTGCTTTTATCAAGCAAGCATATCCCGGGTAATGAAAAAGCCATTGCCGGTATTATCAACAAGCTTTACCGGCGAGGTGCCGAAGTGGTCTATTCCAAGATCGCACGGATACACGCTTCCGGCCATGCCCACCAGGAAGAGCTTAAGATGATGATCAATTTGACTAGGCCTCAATATTTTATTCCCATACACGGTGAATATCGGCATCTTGTGGTCCATGCAAGGGTTGCCGAAAAATTGGGGATGCCCCGCAAGAACGTGATTGTGGCTGAAAACGGCCAGGTAATCGCCTTTGACAAGGAAAACGGATGCAGGATTGCGGATCGGGTGCAGACCGGTCGAATTCTTGTGGATGGGAAAGGCATCGGTGATGTGGGGCGCTCAGTGCTCAAAGAACGCCGGGAATTGTCCGAAGGCGGTCTTGTGGTGGTGACCATGATCATTGACGAGGAGACAGGGGTGGTGCTGTACGGCCCGGAATTGATTTCCAAAGGGTTTGTATTTGACTCTGCCACAGGATACCTTGTGGACGATGCCCAGTGCGTCATCCTGGAGATCGTTGAAGAGATTGAAGCCGGGATCGATTCGAGAGTGGAACTGATTCGAAAAAAATTGCAGCGGGCACTTAAACAGTATTTTGCCTTCGCCATCAACCGCAGGCCTTTGATTGTACCCATTATTATTGAAGTATGA